From Apium graveolens cultivar Ventura chromosome 9, ASM990537v1, whole genome shotgun sequence, the proteins below share one genomic window:
- the LOC141686396 gene encoding uncharacterized protein LOC141686396, translating to MSVASNQSELTGNNLAIEPANTEGVSSNLSYNRGDETCKDSVGDYIDFAEQISVDLMEMPLEETKDKYVLKICRDEEVNNNCIEELSMLQIYRDIETLQMVLSLYAIKNNFQYKVKKSCTNEYFVKCVDQNCKWLLRASRNGKTGQFIIRKLFNNHTCDLEIRFKNQRQAITSVIANVIKYKFSNIKIRYSVADIIRDMKHDRNVEVKYNKSWRSKERALEITRGNATESFTELYSYMYMLFTSNGGSVIELQLTENSCFFYVFVALNFSMKGWKYCTPIVVVNGTFLKSAYGVDSENDKPCEWFFGKFRKAYGSREDMIIVPDRHESIIKGANKVYPEVPNVFCVFHLLGNIKSKFKKNLKKIKDAFLSAVNAYTLKKFEYHMQELQKVDGRVHDFLEEVGYEKWSKVYSPNNRYSNMTSNLAESLNSVPMSIRELPICTMLESLRALLQKWSWRNRNEAIATSTKLTKKYEEILKKNYLCSLDLTVYPTTHILFEVIKGERKNVVDLNARTCTCKRFQMDQIPCAHAIAVFQKCNMDTYNYYSPYYKKENMVDAYKETVYPVGNKDNWVVPDNVSSLIIYPPKGKIRVGR from the exons ATGTCCGTGGCTTCAAATCAAAGTGAATTGACAGGAAACAATTTGGCTATAGAACCTGCAAATACAGAAGGGGTCTCTTCAAATTTATCTTACAACAGAGGTGATGAAACATGTAAAGATAGTGTTGGTGATTATATTGATTTTGCTGAGCAAATATCTGTGGATTTGATGGAGATGCCACTTGAAGAAACTAAAGATAAGTATGTATTAAAAATTTGCAGGGATGAAGAAGTTAACAACAACTGCATTGAAGAGTTGTCGATGTTGCAAATATATAGAGATATAGAAACTTTGCAGATGGTTTTAAGCCTGTACGCTATAAAGAATAACTTTCAGTATAAGGTGAAGAAGTCTTGCACAAATGAGTACTTTGTCAAATGTGTTGACCAGAATTGCAAGTGGTTGCTTCGAGCATCTCGGAATGGGAAAACGGGTCAGTTTATAATTAGAAAGCTATTCAACAATCATACCTGTGATTTGGAGATAAGGTTTAAGAATCAAAGGCAGGCAATAACAAGTGTTATAGCAAATGTTATCAAATACAAGTTCAGCAACATTAAAATAAGATATAGTGTTGCGGATATAATCAGAGATATGAAACATGATCGCAATGTGGAAGTGAAGTATAATAAATCTTGGAGATCAAAAGAAAGGGCTCTAGAAATTACAAGAGGAAATGCAACTGAATCATTTACTGAGCTATATTCATACATGTACATGTTGTTTACTTCAAATGGGGGTTCAGTAATAGAATTGCAATTGACTGAAAATAGTTGTTTCTTCTACGTATTTGTTGCTTTGAATTTTTCAATGAAAGGATGGAAATATTGCACCCCTATTGTAGTGGTTAATGGAACATTTCTAAAATCAGCGTATGGAG TTGATTCGGAGAATGATAAGCCATGTGAATGGTTTTTTGGAAAGTTCAGAAAAGCATATGGTAGTAGGGAGGATATGATTATCGTACCAGACCGACATGAAAGCATCATCAAAGGAGCAAATAAAGTATACCCCGAAGTACCAAACGTATTTTGCGTCTTTCATCTTCTTGGAAACATTAAATCCAAATTTAAGAAGAATTTGAAGAAAATAAAGGATGCATTCCTCTCTGCAGTAAATGCCTACACGTTGAAAAAGTTTGAGTACCACATGCAAGAACTACAGAAAGTTGATGGAAGAGTGCATGACTTTTTAGAAGAGGTTGGGTATGAAAAATGGTCAAAAGTGTATTCACCAAATAACAGATACTCAAACATGACATCCAATCTTGCAGAATCTTTGAATTCAGTACCCATGTCAATCAGAGAGCTACCGATTTGTACGATGTTAGAAAGTTTGCGAGCATTGTTGCAGAAATGGAGTTGGAGAAACAGGAATGAAGCAATTGCAACTTCCACAAAATTAACAAAGAAGTATGAAGAAATCTTAAAGAAAAACTACCTCTGTTCTCTGGATTTAACT GTTTATCCAACAACTCATATATTGTTTGAAGTAATCAAGGGTGAAAGAAAGAATGTAGTTGATCTCAATGCAAGAACTTGTACGTGCAAAAG ATTCCAGATGGATCAAATTCCATGTGCCCATGCTATTGCTGTCTTTCAGAAATGTAATATGGATACTTACAACTACTATTCGCCTTATTACAAGAAGGAAAATATGGTTGATGCATATAAAGAAACTGTTTATCCAGTCGGGAACAAAGACAACTGGGTAGTACCAGACAATGTAAGctcattaattatttatcctcCAAAAGGAAAAATTCGAGTTGGTAGATGA